A part of Bacillus thuringiensis genomic DNA contains:
- a CDS encoding sulfite exporter TauE/SafE family protein, whose product MSLVVLLFIIGFIGSFISGMVGIGGAIINYPMILYIPVLLGFTGYTSHEVSGITAVQVFFATFAGAWAYRKSNDMDKTLVVYMGASILIGSFIGSFGANVLEEHTVNVVYAALATIAAIMMFVPKRNNGDKVKYNKWLASSLAFIVGGASGIIGAGGSFLLVPIMLVILKLPIRTTIATSIAITFISSVGITTGKVITGQVVVIPALIIAIASIFAAPLGARVGKRINQKALQYMLSILIVGTAVKMWIDMISK is encoded by the coding sequence GTGAGCTTAGTCGTATTACTTTTTATAATTGGGTTTATAGGATCGTTTATATCAGGAATGGTTGGAATTGGCGGTGCGATTATTAATTATCCGATGATCCTATACATTCCGGTATTGCTAGGATTTACTGGCTATACGTCACATGAAGTGAGTGGTATTACAGCGGTGCAAGTATTCTTTGCAACTTTTGCAGGGGCATGGGCCTATCGGAAAAGTAATGATATGGATAAAACGCTAGTTGTGTATATGGGAGCTAGTATATTAATAGGGAGTTTCATAGGTAGCTTTGGTGCTAACGTATTAGAGGAACACACGGTCAATGTTGTTTATGCAGCGTTAGCAACAATTGCTGCTATTATGATGTTCGTGCCGAAGCGGAATAATGGTGATAAAGTGAAATATAATAAATGGTTAGCAAGTTCGCTAGCGTTTATTGTAGGCGGAGCATCAGGCATTATAGGTGCTGGCGGTTCTTTCCTATTAGTTCCGATCATGCTAGTTATTTTAAAATTGCCGATACGTACAACAATAGCAACATCTATCGCTATTACGTTTATTTCTTCAGTAGGGATTACGACTGGAAAAGTGATAACTGGGCAAGTGGTCGTAATTCCAGCTCTCATTATTGCGATTGCAAGTATCTTTGCTGCGCCGCTTGGAGCGCGAGTTGGGAAGAGGATCAATCAAAAAGCATTGCAATATATGTTATCGATTTTGATTGTAGGGACTGCTGTTAAGATGTGGATTGATATGATATCGAAATAA
- a CDS encoding rhodanese-like domain-containing protein: protein MNTILSTLFIVFAVVIVISRFLPVKGVQNISGKELKSIAGKKGKQFIDVRTVGEYRGNHMKGFQNIPLNELASKAKQLDKNKEIIVICQSGMRSKQAAKVLKKLGFQHVTNVSGGMNAL, encoded by the coding sequence ATGAATACAATATTAAGTACGCTTTTCATTGTATTTGCTGTAGTAATTGTTATTTCACGTTTTTTACCGGTAAAAGGTGTTCAAAATATAAGTGGAAAAGAATTAAAGAGTATAGCAGGAAAAAAGGGGAAACAATTTATCGATGTTCGTACAGTAGGTGAATATAGAGGAAATCATATGAAGGGATTTCAGAATATCCCGCTAAATGAATTAGCTAGTAAAGCAAAGCAATTAGATAAAAATAAGGAAATAATCGTTATTTGTCAGAGCGGGATGAGAAGTAAGCAAGCAGCAAAAGTATTAAAAAAATTAGGGTTTCAGCATGTTACTAACGTTTCAGGTGGTATGAACGCTTTATAA
- a CDS encoding DsrE/DsrF/DrsH-like family protein, protein MEQQKKTTIVLFSGDYDKAMAAYIIANGAAAYDQEVTIFHTFWGLNALRKDEHVKVKKTFIEKVFGKMMPRGADKMGLSKMNFAGMGPKMIKGIMKKHNAMPLPDLMDLAKEQGIKLVACQMTVDLLGLKEEEIMEGVEFAGVGAYLADASDGNVNLFI, encoded by the coding sequence ATGGAACAACAGAAGAAAACAACAATCGTTTTATTTAGCGGAGATTATGATAAAGCGATGGCTGCTTATATTATTGCAAATGGTGCAGCGGCGTATGATCAAGAGGTGACTATTTTTCATACCTTTTGGGGCTTAAATGCTTTAAGGAAAGATGAACATGTGAAGGTAAAGAAAACGTTCATAGAAAAAGTATTTGGAAAAATGATGCCGCGTGGTGCGGATAAGATGGGATTATCAAAAATGAATTTTGCCGGTATGGGGCCAAAGATGATTAAAGGCATTATGAAAAAACATAATGCGATGCCTTTACCAGATTTAATGGATTTGGCGAAAGAACAGGGGATTAAACTTGTGGCTTGTCAAATGACCGTAGATTTATTAGGGTTAAAAGAGGAAGAGATTATGGAAGGGGTAGAGTTTGCAGGAGTAGGAGCTTATTTAGCAGATGCTTCGGATGGGAATGTGAATTTATTCATTTAA
- a CDS encoding LCP family protein — protein MEQNPSLQENTRSKPKKSKKKTKIIISVILFFLIIGGGYTWFLVNKASSAVRNAAHDLARGDKSDLRDKAVKPITNNVSVLIMGVDESDVRGKEYGEAIRTDALLLATFNKDSKTVKLLSIPRDTYTYIPVEKKKDKITHAHAYGSTKNGKDGGPQASIDAVEKLMNVPVDYFVKFNFKSFMKIVDDLGGIEVDVPVEFTEQDSNDTADAIHLKKGVQKLNSEEALALARTRHIDSDAMRGQRQQLVIEAILKKLTSVGSVTKVGNIIDDINGQFVTNLTFDDMLSFYKYGSDSDIEKLQIQGEDCYMAKGDDTCSQSAGGGRTYYYNPDKKELAKVTNDLRAHLGLPAYTKTDSDSKKTSTEKTKESKSENSSERESSNNEVKNKNSSKDTETSSNDNE, from the coding sequence ATGGAGCAAAACCCATCTTTGCAAGAAAATACACGCAGTAAACCGAAAAAAAGTAAGAAAAAAACAAAAATTATTATAAGCGTTATTCTATTCTTTTTAATAATAGGTGGCGGTTATACTTGGTTTTTAGTAAATAAAGCATCTTCTGCTGTTCGAAATGCCGCACACGATTTAGCGCGCGGTGATAAATCTGATTTACGTGACAAAGCTGTAAAACCTATTACGAACAATGTCTCTGTCTTAATCATGGGTGTTGATGAAAGCGATGTCCGTGGGAAAGAATATGGTGAAGCTATAAGAACGGATGCACTATTACTTGCAACGTTTAATAAAGATAGCAAAACAGTAAAACTATTAAGTATTCCACGAGATACATATACTTATATTCCAGTGGAAAAGAAAAAAGATAAAATTACACACGCTCATGCATACGGTTCTACTAAAAACGGAAAAGATGGTGGACCACAAGCAAGTATTGATGCAGTTGAAAAATTAATGAATGTTCCTGTCGATTACTTTGTAAAATTTAACTTCAAGTCATTTATGAAGATTGTTGACGATTTAGGTGGTATTGAAGTCGATGTACCAGTTGAATTTACTGAACAAGATAGTAATGATACTGCTGATGCGATTCACCTGAAGAAAGGTGTTCAAAAGCTAAATAGTGAAGAAGCTCTTGCTCTTGCTAGAACGCGACACATTGATAGTGATGCAATGCGTGGACAACGTCAACAGCTCGTTATTGAAGCAATTTTAAAGAAACTAACAAGCGTTGGATCTGTAACAAAAGTTGGTAACATCATTGATGATATTAACGGACAATTCGTTACAAACTTAACATTCGATGATATGCTTTCATTCTATAAGTATGGATCGGATTCAGACATTGAAAAATTACAAATTCAAGGTGAAGACTGCTATATGGCAAAAGGTGACGATACATGTAGCCAATCTGCTGGTGGCGGCCGAACATATTACTACAATCCAGATAAAAAAGAATTAGCAAAAGTTACAAACGATCTTCGTGCTCACCTTGGATTACCTGCATATACAAAAACAGACTCTGATTCGAAGAAAACAAGCACAGAGAAAACAAAAGAATCTAAGTCAGAAAATTCAAGTGAACGCGAATCAAGTAACAATGAAGTGAAAAATAAAAATAGCAGTAAAGATACAGAAACATCGTCTAACGACAATGAATAA
- a CDS encoding rhodanese-like domain-containing protein: MKEITAKEVEERLLGNEELHVIDVREVEEVAEGKIPGVLPIRLGLLEFRMHELDKKKEYIIVCRSGGRSARAVQFLESYGFQAINMVGGMLAWEGKVV, translated from the coding sequence ATGAAAGAAATAACAGCGAAAGAAGTAGAGGAAAGATTATTAGGAAATGAAGAGCTACATGTAATCGATGTTCGTGAAGTAGAAGAAGTGGCGGAAGGGAAAATTCCAGGAGTGCTTCCTATTAGGTTAGGACTACTAGAGTTTCGAATGCATGAGTTAGATAAAAAGAAAGAATATATTATCGTTTGTCGCTCTGGCGGAAGAAGTGCAAGAGCAGTTCAGTTTTTAGAGAGCTACGGTTTTCAAGCAATCAATATGGTAGGTGGTATGTTAGCGTGGGAAGGTAAAGTCGTATAG
- a CDS encoding YhdH/YhfP family quinone oxidoreductase → MNHTSFRAIVVNEIESKQFVRNVVEREISSLPEGDVFIQVHYSSLNYKDALSSTGNKGVTRAYPHTPGIDASGVVVSSKDETIKVGDQVIVTGYDLGMNTSGGFGEYIRVPASWIIPLPDGMSLKESMMYGTAGFTAALSVYKLIGAGITPSMGDVLVTGATGGVGSVAVSILSKLGFNVVGATGKMVEEEMLLRLGAKKVIHRAELNDESGRPMLKGIYAGVIDTVGGHMLETALKTVKYGGCVTTCGNVAGQELQTTVYPFILRGISLLGIDSVQCPVNVRRDVWTLLANEWGNKELLSYTEECTLEELDEKFTLILQGKLKGRTVVNMK, encoded by the coding sequence ATGAATCATACATCATTCCGAGCAATCGTTGTGAACGAAATAGAAAGTAAGCAATTTGTAAGAAACGTTGTAGAGAGAGAAATAAGTAGTTTACCTGAGGGGGACGTATTCATACAGGTTCATTATTCTTCGTTAAATTATAAAGATGCTCTTTCATCTACGGGGAATAAAGGGGTTACGAGGGCATATCCTCATACGCCAGGAATTGATGCATCAGGAGTGGTTGTGAGTAGTAAAGATGAAACCATTAAGGTAGGAGATCAAGTCATTGTAACGGGATATGATTTAGGTATGAATACTTCTGGTGGTTTCGGAGAATATATTCGCGTGCCAGCATCTTGGATCATCCCTTTACCCGATGGCATGTCATTAAAGGAAAGTATGATGTACGGGACAGCAGGTTTTACAGCTGCTTTATCGGTATATAAGCTTATTGGAGCAGGCATAACGCCTAGTATGGGAGATGTTTTAGTAACGGGTGCTACAGGCGGCGTAGGGAGTGTAGCTGTTAGTATTTTAAGTAAGTTAGGATTTAACGTAGTAGGAGCGACAGGGAAAATGGTAGAGGAAGAGATGCTACTACGTTTAGGGGCGAAAAAGGTGATTCACCGCGCGGAACTGAATGATGAATCTGGAAGACCAATGCTTAAAGGAATATACGCTGGAGTTATCGATACTGTAGGTGGACATATGTTAGAAACAGCATTAAAAACGGTAAAGTACGGCGGTTGTGTGACGACATGTGGTAATGTGGCAGGCCAGGAGTTACAAACAACAGTATATCCGTTTATTTTACGAGGCATAAGCCTTTTAGGGATAGATTCTGTGCAATGCCCAGTGAATGTGAGAAGAGATGTTTGGACGCTCCTAGCAAATGAATGGGGAAACAAAGAGTTACTATCTTATACAGAAGAATGTACATTAGAAGAATTAGATGAGAAGTTTACACTTATATTGCAAGGAAAGTTAAAAGGAAGAACGGTTGTAAATATGAAATGA